A single genomic interval of Bradyrhizobium sp. AZCC 1693 harbors:
- a CDS encoding 3-hydroxyacyl-ACP dehydratase FabZ family protein produces the protein MNLDYFQLIDRIVDLNLDEKKITVEAQVPASHTIFEGHFPGFPIMPGVLLTEAMAQSSGWLILGVLKFERMPFLAIVKEAKMRGYVSPGSLLTIDAKLEHEGSGFAVTKAKIRIGKELKCSAELTFGLAPFPDPALRVHMDAKANEIGFPLQAMTHD, from the coding sequence ATGAACCTTGATTACTTTCAGCTGATCGATCGCATCGTCGACCTCAATCTCGACGAGAAGAAAATTACGGTCGAGGCCCAGGTTCCGGCGTCGCATACCATCTTTGAAGGGCATTTTCCGGGTTTCCCGATCATGCCCGGCGTGCTGCTGACCGAAGCGATGGCGCAGAGCTCCGGCTGGCTGATACTCGGCGTCCTGAAGTTCGAGCGCATGCCGTTCCTGGCCATCGTGAAGGAAGCCAAGATGCGGGGTTACGTCAGCCCCGGCTCTTTGCTGACGATCGATGCGAAGCTCGAGCACGAAGGCTCCGGCTTTGCCGTCACGAAGGCAAAAATACGCATCGGCAAGGAGTTGAAGTGCAGCGCTGAACTCACCTTCGGCCTTGCCCCCTTCCCCGACCCGGCCCTGCGCGTGCACATGGACGCGAAGGCCAACGAGATCGGCTTCCCACTGCAGGCGATGACGCATGACTGA
- a CDS encoding beta-ketoacyl-ACP synthase — MTEPNSPPAKEVWITGIGIVSSLGEGLDAHWDALNAKKINVDDKRFAPYIVHPLAPVTFDAQIPKKGDQRQMEAWQRIGTYAAGLALDSAGIKGNKEILGRTDMIVAAGGGERDLAVDLAIMTADAKGNSSPGFLNERLMNDLRPTLFLAQLSNLLAGNIAIVHGVCGTSRTFMGEEAASIDAARIALARISSGQSEIALVGAAHNGERSDLLVLYEFGDFNLKETYAPVWQRDRHSGFALGSAGCFLVLESREHAEARGAKPYAKLTKVVADLAQRKQPGAVTKSLEALWPKLGVPGDSGHLITGATGVEPVTSEEKAFLRQHPGFAVRATGTMFGHTLETQFPLGLALAALSLSRGTLFPPNDPTGLEVEKAGPPDQIVVVGAGHWQGEGMALVEAVK, encoded by the coding sequence ATGACTGAGCCAAATTCCCCGCCCGCCAAGGAAGTCTGGATCACCGGCATCGGTATCGTCTCCTCGCTCGGCGAGGGGCTGGACGCGCATTGGGATGCGCTGAACGCCAAAAAGATCAACGTCGACGACAAGCGGTTCGCGCCCTACATCGTGCATCCGCTGGCGCCTGTTACCTTCGACGCCCAGATCCCGAAGAAGGGCGACCAGCGCCAGATGGAAGCGTGGCAGCGCATCGGCACCTACGCCGCGGGGCTGGCGCTGGATTCGGCCGGCATCAAAGGCAACAAGGAAATCCTGGGGCGGACGGACATGATCGTCGCCGCCGGCGGCGGCGAGCGCGACCTCGCGGTCGACCTCGCGATCATGACCGCCGACGCCAAGGGAAATTCCAGCCCCGGATTCCTCAACGAACGGCTGATGAACGATCTGCGGCCGACGCTGTTTCTGGCCCAGCTCTCCAACCTGCTCGCCGGCAACATCGCCATCGTCCACGGCGTGTGCGGAACGTCGCGCACCTTCATGGGCGAGGAAGCCGCCAGTATCGACGCGGCGCGGATCGCGCTGGCGCGCATCTCGTCCGGACAGAGCGAAATCGCGCTGGTCGGCGCCGCCCATAATGGCGAGCGCTCCGATCTGCTGGTCCTCTATGAATTCGGCGACTTCAATCTGAAAGAGACGTACGCGCCGGTCTGGCAGCGCGATCGCCACAGCGGTTTTGCGCTCGGCTCCGCCGGCTGTTTCCTGGTGCTGGAATCCCGCGAGCACGCCGAAGCGCGCGGCGCCAAGCCATATGCAAAACTGACCAAGGTGGTCGCCGACCTCGCGCAGCGCAAGCAGCCGGGCGCGGTGACCAAATCGCTGGAAGCGCTGTGGCCGAAGCTCGGCGTCCCCGGCGACAGCGGCCATCTGATCACGGGCGCGACCGGCGTCGAGCCGGTGACGTCCGAAGAAAAAGCCTTCTTGCGCCAGCACCCTGGATTCGCCGTGCGCGCCACCGGAACGATGTTCGGCCACACGCTGGAGACCCAGTTTCCGCTGGGACTGGCGCTGGCTGCGCTCTCGCTCTCCCGCGGCACGCTGTTTCCGCCGAATGATCCGACCGGGCTTGAGGTTGAAAAGGCAGGTCCCCCGGACCAGATTGTGGTGGTGGGGGCCGGTCACTGGCAGGGCGAAGGCATGGCTCTGGTCGAGGCCGTCAAGTAA